One genomic segment of Oncorhynchus kisutch isolate 150728-3 linkage group LG15, Okis_V2, whole genome shotgun sequence includes these proteins:
- the LOC109905115 gene encoding tetraspanin-7-like codes for MSPPSRRLQTKPVITCLKTFLISYSLIFWFTGVILLAVGVWGKVSLEAYFQLASEKSTNAPYVLIGTGAIIIIFGLFGCFATCRGSPWMLKLYAMFLVLVFIAEFVAGISGFLFRHEIKAVLGDAYKDAVTNYNTTDPKSSAVDNIQKTLHCCGVDIYTDWNTTKYFKDQGIPDSCCKENTVCAVEDLKDLDRAHNLVYNTGCFSKVTTLMESNLGIIAGMSFGIAFFQLIGVFLACCLSRYITNNQYEMV; via the exons ATGTCTCCCCCATCAAGAAGGCTTCAAACTAAGCCAGTGATTACATGTCTCAAGACCTTTCTTATTTCTTACAGTCTCATATTTTGG TTTACAGGGGTTATCCTTCTGGCTGTTGGAGTATGGGGGAAGGTGAGCCTGGAAGCTTATTTCCAGCTGGCCTCTGAGAAGAGCACCAACGCACCATATGTCCTCATCGGGACTGGAGCCATCATCATCATTTTTGGCCTGTTTGGTTGCTTCGCTACATGCCGCGGTAGCCCATGGATGCTGAAGCTG TATGCCATGTTCCTGGTGCTGGTGTTCATAGCTGAGTTTGTGGCCGGCATCTCTGGCTTCTTATTCAGACATGAG ATAAAGGCTGTATTAGGTGATGCCTATAAAGACGCTGTGACGAACTACAATACCACTGACCCCAAAAGCTCTGCGGTTGACAACATCCAGAAGACT TTGCACTGCTGTGGAGTGGACATTTACACGGACTGGAACACAACAAAGTACTTCAAAGACCAAGGCATCCCTGACAGCTGTTGCAAAGAGAACACTGTCTGCGCTGTCGAGGACCTCAAGGACCTTGACAGGGCTCACAACTTAGTGTATAACACG GGCTGCTTCTCGAAGGTGACCACTTTGATGGAGTCTAACCTGGGAATCATTGCCGGAATGTCTTTTGGAATTGCATTCTTCCAG CTCATTGGGGTGTTCTTGGCCTGCTGCTTGTCTCGATACATCACCAACAACCAGTACGAGATGGTCTAG